GCCAAGACTCTGGACGAAGCCACCGGCAAGCTGCTGGACGAAGACAAGTCGCCTTCGCGCCGCACCGGCGAGCTGGACAACCGTGGCTCACAGTTCTACATCGCTCTGTACTGGGCCCAGGCTCTGGCTGCTCAGACCGAAGATGCAGAACTGGCGGCCAAGTTCGCCACTCTGGCCAAAACTCTGGCCGAGAACGAAGCCAAGATCGTGGCCGAGATGAAGGAAGTGCAAGGCAAGGCTGCCGATATCGGCGGCTACTACATGCCCGACGTGGCCAAGCTGGACGCCGTGATGCGCCCCAGCGCCACCTTCAACGCCGCCATCGCGTCGGTGTAAGCCAGCTTGCCTCGCAGAGCGGGTTGCCCCGCCTGCGTGCAGGCAGTTCCCCCTAAAAAGCCGGTGGACCTGAAATGGTCTCCGGCTTTTTTTGTACCCGGCCGCAGTAGTTGCTATATAAATAGAAGCTGCCTGTGCATGATGTATAAGCACTGCAGCTTGATTTGATTCGAATTTATGAAAGGCGCTCCATGCCGCTGTACCAGTGCCCGTGCTGCGACTACTTCTCGCTCGATGACCGTGGCGAGTACAGCATCTGCAGCGTCTGCTTCTGGGAGGACAGTGGCTGGGATGTGGACTGCCCGGATGAATACTCCGGCCCCAACCATATGACGCTGCGCGAAGGTCGGCGCAACTTTCAGCGCTTTGGTGCCTGCGATTACCGAATGCGCAAGAGCGTGCTCCCACCGGCAGCGCGCAACCGCTATCGGCATGGACCGCGCGTTCTGAGTCAAGTGGCATCAATCCGCGTGGGGCGGTGATTGCCGAGCCTCGTCAACCCAGCGCAGAAATCGTATGCCTGGATGCTGGTGCAGCAGCGGATAGCGTTGGCGGTGGTAGCAGTCCCAATAACTGGTGGCCTGCTGCTTGCAGATGATCACAAAGCCAGGGTTCTCGGCCGCAAAACGACCGTAGCTGCGTGGCGATAGCCTATGGGTCTGGGCGGTCAGATGCTCGGCAATTTCCAGCACATACTCGCCCGCCGCGCGCACCACAAACGGCAGCACCCAGTCGCAGTCATGCGCCAGCAACTGGCGCAGACAGGTTTCGCGCACATGGCCGTTGGCGTGGCGGCTGCCCAGGCACAGGGCCAGTTGCTGTGTGGGGCCGCTGCTTTGTTCAATGCATTGCTGCAGCGCGCGTTCGTCGTAGTACACGCGGTAGGGCGCATGCAGCAATTCGCCATTGATGCTGATCGTGAAGCCGGGGCAGGGCTCGAATGCCTGCGACTTGCCCAGTTTCTGCAGCAGCGCAGCGACGGTATCGCTCAGCGCTTGCGGAAACTGGGGCCGGTAGAGCATGAAGGATGCTGATGCTGGCGGCGCTTAGCGATTGAAGGGCGCGCCGCCCAGCTTGGTGCCTGCCTTGATGCCGCGCTTGGTAAACCAGCCCTGGTTCATCTCCAGCACGTAGCGCACGGGCTTGGCCGAGCAGTGAGAGTCTTCGCTCATGGGTTTCATGTCGGCCAGATTGACGATGGTGCCGTCATCGGCCACAAAGGCCGCTGTCAGGGGCAGGATGGTGTTGCGCATCCAGAAGCACTGCACGCCGGGTACTTCGAAGACAAAGAGCATGCCTTCTTGCTGCGGCATCTCCTTGCGGAACATGAGACCAATCTCGCGTTGCTGCGGCGTGACGGCCAGCTGGGTGTCGATGCGGTACATACCGGCCGTCAGGTCGATGCGGCGCAGATTCATCTGGGGCTGACCTTGATCGCCGGCCATTGCCGGTGCGGTGCCCAGCAGTCCGAACAGGGCCGCTGCGGCTAGCAACATGGTGCGCGCACGCCAGCCGCATTGGCGTGAGTCAGAGGTTTGGCTGGAGAAGTTCTTCATAAGCCTTGCATGCCAAAAAAGAGTCGAAAGCCGACAGCCTAAGGCATTGGGGCTGAATGTCGCCTGAAACCCGCATGCCACAAACCACAAAGCCCGCAGAAATCTGAATTCTGCGGGCTTTTCGCGCTTGTCGGCAGCGGGTGCGACACCTCAGGTTCCGGATCCCGTGCCGGTGCGGCCTTTAGCGCTCGTCAGGCAGCGGGCTTGGCAGCTTTCTTGGTGGTGTGCTTGGCGTGCGACTTGGCAGGCTTGTGCATGGACTTGGCATGCTTGGCTGCGGGGGCCGGTGCTGCAGCGGGCGCCGCAGCGGGGGCGGCAGGTGCTGCTGCGGCCGGCATGGCCGCAGGTGCGGTGGCTGCGGCTGGGGCAGCGGGGGTGGCAGGTTTCGCAGGTGCAGCGGCTTGAGCGAATGCGCCAGCGGCGAACGTACCGGCAATCAGGACAGCGAGTAGTTTTTTCATGTGTGCCAATTTCCTCAAGATGCGGCAATGCCTGGTTTCAGGGTTTGTTCAGCGCAGGCCATCTGCGCCTCACAGTCTTTCAACGGCCTTGCTGTGCCGGCGTTGACAGGTATTTACCGGTAGTTTCTTAGAATTTGTGCGGTGTAGTGATGTCAGAATTCGGTCATATGCAAAATGCACCAGCAAGGTGCGCCGACGCACACCATCAAGGACTAGGAGATTCCAGAGCATGAGCGCTTCCCAGCACATCCAGGTACCGTCGCAGGGCGAGAAAATCACCGTCAATGCGGACAAGACGCTGAACGTTCCCGATCAGCCCATCATTCCGTTCATTGAGGGCGATGGTGTCGGTGTTGATGTGACGCCGGTGATGCGCAAGGTGGCTGACGCTGCCGTTGCCAAGGTCTACGGCGGGCAGCGCAAGATTGCCTGGATGGAGGTGTATGCGGGCGAGAAGGCCACGCGCGTCTACGGCCCCGATGTCTGGCTGCCCGAGGAAACCGTGGCTGCCGTG
This window of the Comamonas testosteroni genome carries:
- a CDS encoding DUF192 domain-containing protein; this encodes MKNFSSQTSDSRQCGWRARTMLLAAAALFGLLGTAPAMAGDQGQPQMNLRRIDLTAGMYRIDTQLAVTPQQREIGLMFRKEMPQQEGMLFVFEVPGVQCFWMRNTILPLTAAFVADDGTIVNLADMKPMSEDSHCSAKPVRYVLEMNQGWFTKRGIKAGTKLGGAPFNR
- a CDS encoding CPCC family cysteine-rich protein; amino-acid sequence: MPLYQCPCCDYFSLDDRGEYSICSVCFWEDSGWDVDCPDEYSGPNHMTLREGRRNFQRFGACDYRMRKSVLPPAARNRYRHGPRVLSQVASIRVGR